In Nitrospira sp., the following are encoded in one genomic region:
- a CDS encoding DUF2934 domain-containing protein, whose product MTSKKSGSGAGAKKTKVAITSGSEKARPTARDLQPSANVDGLHERIAARAYALHEERGYRNGCDLQDWLDAEREIMSRELRT is encoded by the coding sequence ATGACGTCCAAGAAATCGGGCTCTGGCGCCGGAGCTAAAAAGACAAAAGTTGCGATCACGAGTGGATCGGAAAAGGCCAGACCAACTGCACGTGACCTGCAGCCATCTGCCAATGTGGATGGCCTACACGAGCGGATCGCTGCCCGTGCCTATGCCCTCCATGAGGAACGAGGCTATCGGAATGGGTGTGATCTGCAAGACTGGCTGGATGCGGAACGCGAGATTATGAGTCGTGAACTCCGCACATGA
- a CDS encoding BCAM0308 family protein — translation MSTKLGKRYDTSYKKREHPKQDPYAMLKAPKGPVICRKCLAIYADKRWHFDTVEAPKLAASPRTKKLVCPACQKTRDDYPEGIVTLKWSDLREHEPEIRGLIANVEARALSVNPLDRVMKIVRRKKELEIQTTNDRLAQRIGRALVRSYKGKSAYHWAHRDMLVRVTWEGPEPQPEPKTKARQRVRSKA, via the coding sequence ATGAGTACAAAGCTCGGCAAACGCTACGACACATCCTACAAGAAGAGGGAACATCCGAAACAAGATCCCTATGCGATGCTCAAAGCCCCGAAAGGGCCGGTAATCTGCCGGAAATGTTTGGCGATTTATGCAGACAAGCGGTGGCACTTCGATACAGTCGAAGCCCCCAAACTGGCGGCGTCTCCTCGCACGAAGAAGCTCGTCTGTCCCGCCTGCCAGAAAACCCGGGACGACTATCCCGAAGGGATCGTGACCTTGAAGTGGTCCGATCTGCGGGAGCACGAGCCAGAGATCAGGGGGTTGATCGCCAATGTGGAAGCGCGCGCGTTATCGGTCAATCCCCTCGATCGGGTGATGAAGATCGTCCGGCGCAAGAAAGAGTTAGAAATACAGACGACCAACGACCGGCTGGCGCAGCGCATCGGACGCGCGCTGGTGCGGTCGTATAAAGGAAAGTCGGCTTACCACTGGGCTCATCGCGATATGCTGGTCCGGGTGACGTGGGAAGGGCCGGAACCACAACCGGAACCGAAAACGAAGGCCCGTCAACGAGTCCGATCGAAAGCCTAG
- a CDS encoding MBL fold metallo-hydrolase, with the protein MDIHFYGATREVTGSCSLLRIGKYRILVDCGLIQGSPQHEQHNRDPFPFEPSEIDAVVLTHAHLDHSGRLPLLVKQGFKGPIHTHRATADLCRIMLEDAGYLNEKDTAWENRKRERQGKEPLPPLYTQEEARLAHKQFRALEYGKTKKILPGIALTLLDAGHILGSAIAQLELNDGSQRRVVVFSGDLGHSGAPILRDPEPVREADLVVMESTYGNRQHRPWEATWQEIGEILSHARARQGNVLIPAFAVGRTQELLYVFKQHYQEWGLDHWQIFLDSPMAIKATRVYQKHGTVYDARARQILEQVGDPFAMPNLTMSKLSTQSMAINKMHSGAIIIAGSGMCTGGRITHHLKHNAWRPHAHILIVGFQAAGTRGRALVDGAEEIHLWGEPVKINAQVHTIGGLSAHADQKGLMDWYGRFEGRPRVALVHGEPESMQALASQLQNELQAEVMQPEFGERLDLARL; encoded by the coding sequence ATGGACATCCATTTTTATGGGGCCACCCGTGAAGTCACGGGTTCGTGCTCTCTCCTGCGCATAGGCAAATACCGCATTCTTGTGGATTGCGGGTTGATTCAAGGTAGTCCGCAGCACGAGCAGCATAACCGCGATCCCTTTCCGTTCGAGCCGAGCGAGATCGACGCGGTCGTTCTCACCCATGCGCATCTGGATCACTCGGGGCGGCTGCCGCTCTTGGTGAAGCAGGGCTTCAAGGGGCCCATCCATACCCATCGGGCCACGGCCGATTTGTGCCGGATCATGCTGGAAGACGCTGGCTATCTGAATGAGAAAGATACCGCCTGGGAAAACCGGAAACGCGAGCGTCAGGGGAAGGAGCCGCTCCCGCCACTGTACACCCAGGAGGAAGCGCGTCTGGCTCATAAGCAGTTCCGTGCGCTGGAATACGGCAAGACCAAGAAGATTCTTCCCGGCATCGCACTCACTCTCCTCGATGCCGGCCACATTCTGGGTTCCGCCATCGCGCAACTAGAACTCAACGATGGCAGCCAACGGCGTGTCGTCGTCTTTAGCGGCGACCTTGGCCACTCAGGCGCGCCCATCTTGCGCGACCCCGAGCCGGTCCGGGAAGCCGATCTGGTCGTGATGGAGAGCACCTATGGGAATCGGCAGCATCGCCCCTGGGAGGCTACCTGGCAGGAGATAGGAGAGATTCTCTCCCATGCCCGCGCCCGCCAAGGCAACGTGCTCATTCCCGCCTTCGCAGTCGGGCGCACTCAGGAACTGCTCTATGTCTTCAAGCAGCATTACCAGGAATGGGGACTGGACCACTGGCAAATCTTTCTGGACAGTCCCATGGCCATTAAAGCGACCAGGGTCTATCAAAAGCACGGCACGGTGTATGACGCACGTGCCAGGCAGATCCTGGAACAGGTCGGCGATCCGTTCGCGATGCCCAACCTGACCATGAGCAAGCTCTCAACGCAATCCATGGCGATCAACAAGATGCATTCCGGCGCCATCATCATTGCCGGCAGCGGGATGTGTACCGGCGGACGCATCACCCACCACCTCAAACACAATGCCTGGCGCCCGCACGCGCATATTCTGATTGTCGGCTTCCAGGCCGCGGGCACCAGGGGCAGGGCCTTGGTGGATGGCGCCGAGGAAATCCATCTATGGGGCGAACCCGTCAAGATCAACGCGCAGGTGCATACCATCGGCGGTCTCTCCGCGCATGCCGATCAGAAGGGGTTGATGGACTGGTATGGGCGGTTCGAAGGGCGTCCCAGGGTGGCCTTGGTGCATGGCGAACCGGAATCGATGCAAGCCCTGGCCTCCCAGTTACAGAACGAACTACAGGCCGAAGTCATGCAGCCTGAATTTGGTGAACGGCTGGATCTGGCAAGGCTGTGA
- a CDS encoding YtxH domain-containing protein, whose product MTEPVDRQTDQKMSGCDGVGVFMVGALTFATGVLVGLAAGIVAAPHSGAYTRRQLQNLAEDAKERASGLAADAKAAIDDVVQQGKRIVS is encoded by the coding sequence ATGACAGAACCGGTCGATCGACAGACAGACCAGAAAATGTCCGGGTGTGATGGCGTCGGCGTCTTCATGGTGGGGGCCTTGACGTTCGCCACCGGCGTGCTTGTCGGACTGGCCGCAGGAATTGTGGCCGCTCCGCATTCCGGCGCCTACACGCGCCGGCAACTCCAGAATCTGGCGGAAGACGCCAAGGAGCGCGCCTCCGGTCTGGCGGCAGATGCCAAGGCAGCCATTGACGATGTGGTGCAACAAGGGAAGCGGATTGTGAGTTGA
- a CDS encoding PAS domain-containing protein has product MTVSTFRNMPGGWIIAAAAAAAAVFILDLLTPLGYAVPTLYVLPVLLTWLVPGQQSIILAVGSALGLTWLGILLSPGEISFEAVTNRTMASALLLVVAGLLVKQKQSAQQAADTHEARCESEERLRLAMEIARLGAWDWNVAANTAIYSPTLGPLFGLPPGTRHVTVEEFMQAVHPEDRDRIGRAITQSLETDMAFREDYRTIWPDGTIHWLSDRGHVYRNQAGKPVRMIGVILDITERTQVEEALGKINIMLKQQVAERTAELAKANERFEWVAKATHDGLWDWDLVGETVYFSPRWKEMHGFQETDNLESSQEWSERIHPEDRPRVLARLQAYWQQQRPEFWEEYRIRRKDGTVMWVLDRGAALWDEQGRAVRMVGAETDITWRKEAEDTLRRSAHEFRALADNVPALFSYIDRDRRYRFVNRRYEDLFGLPGEEIVGMSMYELLGSEGYAEVRTNLDAAFQGHAVSFEYRLPGPGATVHWFAAQYVPDQDEQGNVAGLFILLADITPLKATEAALREREAQLESLGAQLLQAQEEERRRIARELHDDFAQRLAALTIDLRRVCLEASDSQPSGASSLRLLGDSAEHLATDLQQMAHRLHPSILEHAGLEAAVHELSDEFAARTGLSTEVIVRNVPQALPRDQATCLYRVLQESLQNVHKHAEATTVLVRLLRTSRGLGLCVHDDGQGFESRQAGARRNGLGLTSMAERVGLVKGTFHIRTKPGEGTEVHVWVPLEDVKRDE; this is encoded by the coding sequence GTGACCGTATCGACGTTTCGTAACATGCCAGGCGGCTGGATTATTGCAGCAGCAGCAGCAGCAGCAGCAGTCTTCATTCTAGACCTGCTGACTCCCCTCGGTTACGCCGTGCCGACGTTGTACGTGCTGCCGGTTCTCCTTACCTGGCTTGTTCCCGGGCAGCAGAGCATCATCCTGGCGGTCGGGAGTGCGTTGGGGCTCACGTGGCTGGGAATCCTGCTCTCTCCTGGCGAGATTTCCTTTGAAGCAGTGACGAATCGCACGATGGCCTCGGCGCTACTGCTGGTCGTGGCTGGTCTCCTGGTAAAACAGAAACAATCGGCGCAGCAGGCTGCGGATACTCATGAGGCGCGGTGCGAGAGCGAAGAGCGACTCCGTTTGGCCATGGAAATTGCGCGCCTGGGCGCCTGGGACTGGAACGTCGCGGCAAACACCGCGATCTATTCGCCGACACTCGGCCCTCTGTTCGGCCTCCCTCCCGGAACTCGGCATGTCACGGTTGAGGAATTCATGCAGGCGGTCCATCCCGAGGACCGGGATCGAATTGGCCGGGCGATTACACAGTCCCTCGAAACCGATATGGCCTTTCGCGAGGACTATCGAACGATTTGGCCGGATGGCACCATCCACTGGCTGAGCGACCGAGGACATGTGTATCGTAACCAGGCCGGCAAGCCCGTGCGCATGATCGGCGTCATTCTAGACATTACCGAGCGTACGCAAGTTGAAGAGGCGCTCGGCAAAATAAATATTATGCTGAAACAGCAGGTAGCGGAACGCACCGCCGAACTGGCAAAGGCCAACGAGCGCTTCGAGTGGGTTGCCAAGGCGACGCACGATGGCCTGTGGGATTGGGATCTCGTAGGCGAGACGGTCTATTTTTCTCCCCGCTGGAAAGAAATGCATGGGTTTCAGGAGACGGACAACCTGGAATCGAGCCAGGAGTGGTCCGAAAGGATCCACCCGGAGGATCGACCACGCGTCTTGGCGCGGCTCCAAGCCTATTGGCAGCAGCAGCGCCCAGAGTTCTGGGAGGAATACCGCATCCGGCGGAAAGATGGGACCGTGATGTGGGTGCTGGACCGGGGAGCCGCTCTCTGGGACGAACAGGGACGCGCGGTCCGCATGGTCGGCGCGGAGACGGATATCACCTGGCGCAAGGAAGCGGAAGACACGTTGCGCCGGAGCGCGCACGAGTTCCGCGCCTTGGCCGACAATGTACCGGCTCTCTTTAGTTACATCGACAGGGATCGGCGTTATCGGTTCGTCAACCGACGGTATGAGGACCTCTTCGGTCTGCCCGGCGAAGAGATTGTGGGAATGAGCATGTACGAGCTGCTCGGCTCCGAGGGATATGCTGAGGTGCGGACGAATCTTGACGCGGCCTTCCAGGGTCACGCCGTTTCGTTCGAGTACCGTCTGCCGGGGCCAGGGGCGACCGTCCATTGGTTTGCCGCACAGTATGTGCCGGACCAAGACGAACAAGGGAACGTGGCCGGTCTCTTCATCCTGCTGGCCGATATCACGCCACTCAAAGCTACCGAAGCGGCCCTCCGGGAACGCGAAGCGCAACTGGAGTCTCTCGGCGCCCAGTTGCTGCAGGCTCAGGAAGAGGAGCGGCGGCGGATCGCGCGGGAACTGCACGATGATTTCGCTCAGCGGCTGGCCGCGCTCACGATCGACTTGCGCAGGGTCTGTTTGGAGGCGTCTGACTCGCAGCCCTCAGGAGCATCCAGCCTGCGGCTGCTGGGAGACTCGGCAGAGCATCTGGCGACTGATCTGCAACAGATGGCGCACCGTCTTCATCCGTCGATTTTGGAACATGCGGGCTTGGAAGCTGCGGTTCATGAACTGAGTGATGAGTTCGCCGCGCGAACGGGATTATCGACAGAAGTCATCGTTCGCAATGTGCCTCAGGCTCTGCCGCGCGATCAGGCGACCTGTCTCTATCGTGTGTTGCAGGAAAGTTTGCAGAATGTGCACAAGCATGCTGAGGCCACCACGGTGCTGGTCCGGCTCCTGCGTACGAGCCGCGGTCTGGGGCTCTGTGTCCACGATGACGGACAGGGGTTTGAATCGAGGCAGGCCGGAGCGCGTCGGAACGGCCTCGGCTTGACCAGCATGGCGGAGCGGGTGGGGCTTGTGAAGGGAACGTTCCACATCCGGACGAAACCCGGCGAGGGGACGGAAGTGCATGTCTGGGTGCCGCTGGAAGATGTGAAGCGTGATGAGTGA
- a CDS encoding response regulator transcription factor, protein MKKPRVLIADDHSILVAGLRKLVEDRCEVVGTVADGRALVEAADRLKPELILLDISMPLLNGLDAARQIKKALPEAKLLFLTMHASPTYATEAMKAGASGYLLKQSAATELPQAIEAALKGQTYLTPAMTKTVLETALRPKEAELKSSVMDLTPRQREVLQLIAEGKSPKEAAVILNVSVKTVEFHKARIMEQLDLHSTPALIKFAIAEGLASAES, encoded by the coding sequence GTGAAGAAGCCCCGCGTGCTGATCGCCGACGATCATTCCATTCTGGTGGCCGGTCTGCGCAAACTGGTCGAGGATCGCTGTGAGGTGGTCGGGACGGTCGCGGACGGCCGGGCATTGGTCGAGGCGGCGGATCGGCTGAAGCCGGAGCTGATTCTCCTGGATATTTCGATGCCGCTCTTGAACGGCTTGGATGCGGCGCGCCAGATCAAGAAGGCTCTGCCGGAGGCGAAGCTGCTGTTTCTCACGATGCATGCGAGCCCCACCTACGCCACCGAAGCCATGAAAGCCGGGGCGAGCGGGTATCTGTTGAAACAGTCCGCCGCCACTGAGTTGCCGCAGGCCATCGAGGCGGCGCTCAAAGGGCAGACCTATCTCACGCCGGCCATGACCAAGACCGTCCTCGAAACGGCCCTGCGACCGAAGGAGGCGGAGCTCAAAAGCTCGGTGATGGATTTGACCCCGCGGCAGCGCGAAGTGCTGCAATTGATCGCCGAAGGCAAGAGCCCGAAAGAGGCGGCGGTCATCCTGAATGTCTCGGTCAAGACGGTGGAGTTCCATAAGGCCCGCATCATGGAGCAGCTCGATCTGCATTCCACCCCCGCGCTTATCAAGTTTGCGATTGCCGAAGGGCTGGCGAGCGCGGAGTCCTGA
- a CDS encoding histidine kinase dimerization/phospho-acceptor domain-containing protein has translation MKAGMLNGHAKRDAGKTRRTPSREKPLATAIADSDRMIRLLHVAQEMGGPITVVIGRMEYLLERGADRETARSLKAIISQAQQLAALRQQLLDEARSTLGVADRASPVLIEKGRSEA, from the coding sequence ATGAAGGCCGGGATGCTCAATGGACATGCAAAGAGGGATGCAGGCAAGACCAGGCGAACGCCGAGCCGGGAGAAGCCGCTCGCGACAGCCATAGCGGACAGCGATCGAATGATTCGCCTGCTGCATGTGGCACAAGAGATGGGCGGACCGATCACTGTCGTCATTGGGCGCATGGAGTATCTCTTGGAACGCGGCGCGGACAGAGAAACGGCGCGCAGTCTTAAGGCCATCATCTCCCAAGCGCAACAACTCGCAGCACTGCGGCAACAACTGTTGGATGAGGCGCGCAGCACCCTCGGTGTCGCCGATCGCGCTTCACCCGTTCTAATCGAGAAAGGGCGGAGTGAAGCATAA
- a CDS encoding PepSY domain-containing protein, whose protein sequence is MKQLVGMMAVAIGAILVLNGPAWSGDKGKNDESKETVEMATAAKVTIDQAIKTASEKVPGKVVEAELEKKHDKLVWEVEVVTAENKVMEIHIDAETGAVIDVEEEKPGKDVKRERKQERKQEHKP, encoded by the coding sequence ATGAAGCAGTTAGTGGGAATGATGGCGGTGGCAATCGGCGCCATATTGGTGCTGAATGGTCCCGCGTGGAGCGGTGACAAGGGCAAGAACGATGAATCGAAAGAGACAGTCGAAATGGCCACAGCGGCCAAGGTGACAATCGATCAAGCGATCAAGACAGCCTCGGAAAAAGTGCCTGGCAAGGTCGTCGAGGCCGAGTTAGAGAAAAAACACGACAAACTCGTGTGGGAGGTCGAGGTCGTCACGGCGGAGAACAAGGTGATGGAGATCCACATCGATGCCGAGACCGGAGCCGTGATCGACGTGGAGGAAGAGAAGCCGGGGAAAGACGTGAAGCGCGAGCGGAAGCAGGAACGCAAACAGGAGCACAAGCCATGA
- a CDS encoding response regulator transcription factor codes for MTPRILLADDHPQILTNLRHLAEKVGEVVGAVQDGRAVFAEACRLHPDVIVLDLRMPGVSGLDAARMLRRDVPESKVIICTVHANPRTIEEAFAAGAMGFVRKQSAHTDLAAAIHAVLAGGRFVSPARRDSEGNPETEDSARDSHEGGER; via the coding sequence ATGACACCCCGTATTCTGCTGGCGGACGATCACCCACAAATATTGACGAATCTCCGTCACCTTGCCGAGAAGGTCGGCGAGGTCGTCGGGGCCGTGCAAGACGGACGTGCGGTGTTTGCGGAGGCGTGTCGCCTACATCCGGACGTGATCGTCTTGGATCTGAGGATGCCGGGGGTGAGCGGGCTCGATGCGGCGCGGATGCTCCGGCGGGACGTGCCGGAGAGCAAGGTGATCATCTGCACCGTCCACGCGAATCCGCGGACGATCGAGGAAGCGTTCGCCGCGGGGGCGATGGGGTTCGTGCGGAAACAGTCGGCCCATACGGACCTTGCGGCGGCGATTCATGCAGTGCTCGCGGGCGGCAGGTTTGTGAGTCCTGCGCGACGCGATAGTGAGGGAAACCCGGAGACGGAAGATTCGGCAAGAGATTCTCACGAGGGAGGTGAACGATGA